From Bradyrhizobium sp. NDS-1, the proteins below share one genomic window:
- a CDS encoding tyrosine-type recombinase/integrase — MNVILRAEKCGGDRRYLTQPRGEGTTWYAVAELPRTLRRALGKKRLLKSLETTDLRVARIARWNAVADLKSEIAKHRTPGPEDQDPLLLEAMALREEFVRADAARRNDLMYQITDRAEEIDLVAGGTRDDYEPFAEPRAATKQATDFVPLASAKVTPADLYVERWLAASTYSERTKADARTALAQFKDWCTKASQGFFIETTTDRVAADFRDEAFVKAGVHFKTANKKLSALRQYWTWLEKSFGVKSNPWMRKSLPKAKAHRIAPDGPMGPERPFTDDEVRILLGGPADTDMANAMRISALSGMRLDEIGQLRVGDCRDNTFSVTRSKSAAGVRTIPIHSVLRPMITKLVGTRDATTYLFPDFQDTGWDGNRTMALSKRFTYYRKKLGVHDKRPGARRSKVNFHSFRRWFATKAEDAGHRENVVADIMGHESQVGITFGLYSNAQLKRLKKACIESVKLPAL, encoded by the coding sequence GTGAATGTGATTTTGCGAGCGGAAAAATGTGGCGGTGATCGGCGCTACCTGACCCAGCCCCGGGGCGAAGGAACGACTTGGTATGCCGTCGCTGAGCTCCCTAGGACGCTGCGGCGGGCCCTCGGCAAGAAGCGGCTCCTGAAGTCCCTAGAGACGACAGACCTCCGGGTGGCCCGTATAGCTCGCTGGAACGCCGTTGCGGATTTGAAGTCCGAGATCGCCAAACACCGGACGCCCGGACCCGAGGATCAAGACCCGCTTCTTTTGGAAGCCATGGCTCTCCGGGAGGAATTCGTGCGGGCCGATGCCGCGCGGCGAAATGACCTCATGTATCAGATCACGGACCGGGCCGAAGAAATCGATCTGGTAGCCGGCGGGACCCGTGACGACTACGAGCCTTTTGCAGAACCCCGGGCGGCCACCAAGCAGGCCACCGACTTCGTTCCGTTGGCGTCCGCAAAGGTCACTCCCGCCGACCTCTACGTTGAACGGTGGCTTGCGGCCTCGACCTATAGCGAGCGCACCAAGGCTGACGCCCGTACGGCGCTTGCGCAGTTCAAGGACTGGTGCACGAAGGCGAGCCAAGGCTTCTTCATCGAGACCACGACCGATAGGGTTGCCGCCGATTTCCGTGATGAGGCGTTCGTCAAGGCTGGCGTGCACTTCAAGACGGCCAACAAGAAGCTGTCCGCCCTAAGGCAATACTGGACGTGGTTAGAGAAGAGCTTCGGCGTGAAGTCGAATCCTTGGATGCGCAAGTCGCTTCCCAAGGCCAAGGCACACAGGATCGCCCCGGACGGTCCGATGGGTCCCGAGCGGCCGTTCACCGATGATGAGGTTCGCATCCTTCTCGGCGGCCCGGCAGACACCGACATGGCCAACGCCATGAGGATTTCAGCCCTTTCAGGAATGCGTCTCGATGAGATCGGCCAGCTTCGCGTCGGTGATTGCCGCGACAACACGTTCAGTGTCACTCGCAGCAAATCCGCAGCGGGCGTGCGAACCATTCCGATTCATTCGGTGCTGCGGCCGATGATCACGAAACTTGTCGGCACGCGCGATGCGACGACCTACTTGTTCCCCGACTTTCAGGACACCGGCTGGGATGGCAACCGGACCATGGCTCTCTCGAAGCGGTTCACTTACTATCGCAAGAAACTTGGCGTGCACGACAAAAGACCAGGCGCACGTAGGTCCAAGGTCAACTTTCATAGCTTTAGGCGCTGGTTCGCGACGAAGGCTGAGGATGCGGGCCACCGGGAGAACGTCGTGGCGGACATTATGGGCCACGAGAGCCAGGTCGGAATCACCTTTGGGCTGTACTCCAACGCCCAGCTGAAGCGCCTGAAGAAGGCTTGCATAGAGTCCGTCAAGTTGCCGGCCCTCTAA
- a CDS encoding NADAR family protein — MARQTKRKLTETTAKNDSTADDAIRFYRANEKPYGPFSNLYRRPVEFEGVVYPTSEHAYQAGKALKPAVRDWILAAPTPALAAMAAHGLYTWDIVPDWSKVKFDRMRRVLKAKFEQHPDLAELLLSTGSKRLVEAGTVNNAVNRLWGEVAGKGMNMLGVMLMEIRDELKKGSVSPAISSPRAPSQRKAARKDRISRPPAASKRKKAKRA, encoded by the coding sequence ATGGCGCGTCAAACGAAGAGAAAGCTGACGGAGACTACAGCCAAGAACGACTCGACAGCCGACGATGCCATTAGGTTCTATCGAGCCAACGAAAAGCCATACGGGCCTTTCAGCAATTTGTACCGGCGCCCGGTCGAGTTTGAGGGCGTAGTTTATCCAACATCTGAGCACGCTTATCAGGCCGGAAAAGCCCTAAAGCCGGCTGTGAGAGATTGGATACTGGCTGCTCCCACTCCAGCTCTCGCAGCGATGGCGGCCCATGGCCTGTACACCTGGGACATCGTGCCCGATTGGTCGAAAGTTAAATTCGATCGGATGCGACGAGTCTTGAAGGCGAAATTCGAACAGCACCCTGACCTCGCTGAGCTCCTCCTCTCGACAGGTTCGAAGCGACTTGTGGAGGCGGGAACTGTAAATAACGCAGTAAATCGTCTTTGGGGCGAAGTGGCCGGAAAAGGAATGAATATGTTGGGCGTGATGCTGATGGAGATTCGGGATGAATTGAAGAAGGGCAGCGTCTCCCCGGCTATATCTTCCCCGCGAGCACCTTCGCAGCGAAAAGCAGCCCGCAAAGATCGCATCAGCCGACCGCCAGCCGCCTCGAAGCGGAAGAAAGCCAAGCGGGCATGA
- a CDS encoding helix-turn-helix domain-containing protein, protein MENVEPIDTIPRDLTRVRDRWGIVADPGYLALPFVILLFQGKLGLRPDDLNVLMNYLAHWHAADRMPFPHSITIAKRMGVSPRTVQRSLSRLQKGGFIRKMKKRHPKDPVAYDMNPLVEMLTPYAESRIRITAPTEFESNLDEAFLRSVTRMSASEMFKEVAALVKKSAADDL, encoded by the coding sequence ATGGAGAACGTTGAGCCCATCGACACCATTCCCCGGGACCTGACGCGTGTCAGGGACAGATGGGGAATCGTGGCCGACCCCGGATATCTCGCCTTACCCTTCGTCATCCTGCTCTTCCAAGGGAAGCTGGGGCTGCGGCCGGACGACCTCAACGTTTTGATGAACTATCTCGCCCACTGGCACGCCGCGGACCGGATGCCCTTTCCGCACAGCATCACGATCGCTAAGCGCATGGGGGTTAGTCCGCGGACGGTTCAGCGGTCCCTGTCACGCCTGCAGAAGGGCGGCTTTATCCGGAAGATGAAGAAGCGGCACCCGAAGGACCCGGTGGCCTACGACATGAACCCACTTGTCGAGATGCTCACGCCCTACGCCGAGTCGCGCATCAGGATCACCGCGCCGACCGAGTTCGAGTCCAACCTGGACGAGGCGTTTCTGCGGTCGGTGACCCGGATGAGTGCTTCCGAGATGTTCAAGGAAGTTGCCGCACTCGTGAAAAAATCCGCGGCGGACGATTTATAG
- a CDS encoding type I restriction enzyme HsdR N-terminal domain-containing protein: MLFPPMNFDGMNEADIRAEIIDPLLRHLGYRSGTEFNIVRERALRYPRRSLGRKKPTDPEIKGRPDYILEMRGVDRWIVEAKPPGFNISLDDIEQAFSYAFLPEVAAGYFVLCNGKRFMIFKTIDGPTAPPLIDLPYEHLGSKLQVVSNVLAPSSFRRSLMSKHIDTARPLAPGWGSTLDIVAGEVEYTEASGSLPQIAEKISRMVGVRLPMDNGFVWRLDNQIAVKARQGFLHRHHQATSEAIGVGEAIYYSSDSELSTERSQPNIFESTNIYSVPRGQPLFDVFTQEQSVADIDLKMTTFSEAVGSLEDDRFTGRFFGGAEVVYNLPGAPALTVDISGIFYLKLRG; this comes from the coding sequence ATGCTATTTCCGCCCATGAATTTCGACGGGATGAATGAAGCGGATATCCGGGCCGAGATAATCGATCCGCTTCTTCGCCATTTAGGCTATCGATCAGGCACGGAATTTAACATCGTGCGCGAGAGAGCCCTTCGGTACCCTCGTCGAAGCTTAGGCCGAAAGAAGCCTACTGACCCAGAAATCAAAGGTCGCCCGGACTACATATTGGAGATGCGAGGCGTCGATCGTTGGATTGTTGAGGCCAAGCCGCCAGGTTTCAACATCTCCCTGGACGACATCGAGCAGGCCTTTAGCTACGCATTTCTTCCGGAGGTAGCCGCCGGCTACTTCGTGCTTTGCAACGGCAAGCGCTTCATGATCTTCAAGACCATCGACGGTCCGACTGCCCCTCCTCTCATAGATCTTCCTTACGAGCATCTCGGCAGCAAACTCCAGGTCGTCAGCAACGTGCTCGCCCCTTCCAGCTTCCGGCGGTCCTTGATGTCGAAGCACATCGACACAGCTCGCCCTTTGGCTCCGGGATGGGGCTCTACACTGGATATTGTTGCTGGCGAGGTTGAATACACCGAAGCCTCAGGCTCTCTGCCTCAGATCGCTGAAAAGATAAGCCGCATGGTTGGTGTGCGCCTCCCGATGGATAATGGCTTCGTATGGCGGCTCGACAACCAAATAGCCGTGAAGGCGAGGCAAGGCTTTCTTCATCGACATCATCAGGCGACATCGGAAGCGATCGGAGTTGGCGAGGCGATCTATTACTCTTCCGACTCCGAACTATCAACGGAGCGTAGCCAACCAAATATCTTCGAGTCTACGAACATTTACTCTGTGCCACGAGGCCAGCCGCTCTTTGATGTTTTTACCCAAGAACAATCCGTAGCGGATATTGACCTCAAGATGACGACCTTTTCAGAAGCTGTAGGTTCGTTGGAAGACGACCGGTTCACCGGTAGATTTTTTGGAGGAGCCGAAGTGGTCTACAACCTGCCCGGGGCGCCGGCGCTCACTGTGGACATCTCAGGGATTTTTTATCTCAAACTTCGAGGTTGA
- a CDS encoding recombinase family protein, giving the protein MRGKFVAYYRVSTRKQEASGLGLEAQKTTVATYLIGREARLVAEFTEVESGRRSDRPALELALTAARVHQAALVVAKVDRLTRSVGFLSRLLEAGVDVRFADLPAIEGPTGRFMLQQMAAVAELEAGLISSRTKAALFAAKARGQRLGGNRGVTLSSKAKAKGREVQRDSAKQRASDLAPLLDELRASGHRSSAEIAKALTLRGIPTARGHSTWAAIQVQRLRARLR; this is encoded by the coding sequence ATGAGGGGCAAGTTCGTCGCTTACTACCGCGTCTCCACACGAAAACAGGAAGCCTCGGGTTTAGGTCTTGAAGCACAGAAGACTACAGTTGCGACCTACCTTATTGGCCGGGAAGCTAGGTTGGTCGCTGAATTCACGGAGGTAGAGAGTGGACGGCGAAGTGATAGGCCAGCACTGGAACTTGCGCTAACGGCTGCCCGTGTACATCAAGCGGCGCTAGTGGTGGCGAAGGTGGATCGGCTCACTCGCTCTGTAGGCTTCCTGTCACGCCTCTTGGAGGCCGGTGTTGATGTCCGGTTTGCTGATCTGCCTGCCATTGAGGGACCAACGGGGCGGTTCATGCTCCAACAGATGGCGGCGGTTGCTGAGTTGGAGGCCGGGCTTATCTCGTCACGCACCAAGGCTGCTCTGTTCGCCGCCAAAGCAAGAGGGCAACGGTTGGGAGGCAATCGAGGTGTGACGCTGTCAAGCAAGGCGAAAGCTAAGGGACGAGAAGTACAGCGCGATTCAGCGAAACAAAGAGCGAGCGATTTGGCTCCGCTCTTGGACGAACTTCGCGCAAGTGGACACAGATCTTCGGCCGAAATTGCTAAAGCACTTACTCTCCGGGGCATTCCGACAGCACGGGGCCATTCGACTTGGGCAGCGATTCAGGTCCAGCGGCTACGGGCCCGACTACGATAA